One Paraburkholderia agricolaris DNA segment encodes these proteins:
- a CDS encoding ABC transporter permease: MKNSVPSPAFGTAQGPAQQPVAQATRGKRARSELARLRELALLPALALLLVIGAFVSPSFLTKANLISVLGASAALALVVLAESLIVLTGKFDLSLESTVGIAPAVGAMLVMPVASAGFGTEWPAAAGLLAILVVGAVIGFVNGFLVVRLRLNAFIVTLAMLIVLRGMLVGATKGGTLFDMPPSFFSLATTIVLGLPLSVWLAAAAFAIAAFVLRYHRVGRALYAIGGNPEAARAAGIRVERITWGVFVLGSMLASVGGLIVTGYVGAINANQGNGMIFTVFAAAVIGGISLDGGKGTMFGALTGVLLLGIVQNLLTLAQVPSFWIQAIYGAIILGSLMVARLASGEGQN, encoded by the coding sequence ATGAAGAATAGTGTGCCCAGCCCTGCATTCGGCACCGCGCAAGGTCCGGCGCAGCAGCCCGTCGCCCAGGCGACGCGCGGCAAACGCGCTCGCAGTGAACTCGCCCGGCTGCGCGAACTGGCGTTGCTGCCCGCGCTGGCGTTGCTGCTCGTAATCGGTGCGTTCGTCAGCCCAAGCTTTCTGACGAAGGCGAATCTGATCAGCGTGTTGGGTGCGTCCGCGGCATTGGCGTTGGTCGTGCTCGCCGAATCGCTGATCGTGTTGACCGGCAAGTTCGATCTGTCGCTCGAGTCGACGGTGGGCATTGCGCCCGCCGTCGGCGCAATGCTGGTGATGCCGGTGGCGTCCGCGGGCTTCGGAACGGAGTGGCCAGCCGCCGCCGGCCTGTTGGCCATTCTGGTGGTCGGCGCGGTGATCGGCTTCGTCAACGGTTTCCTGGTGGTGCGTTTGCGGCTGAATGCATTCATCGTCACGCTGGCGATGCTGATCGTTTTGCGCGGCATGCTGGTCGGCGCGACCAAGGGCGGCACATTGTTCGATATGCCGCCGTCGTTCTTCTCACTTGCCACCACGATTGTGCTCGGCTTGCCGTTGTCCGTCTGGCTTGCGGCGGCCGCATTCGCGATAGCCGCATTCGTGCTGCGCTATCACCGCGTGGGCCGCGCGCTCTACGCGATTGGCGGCAATCCGGAAGCGGCGCGCGCGGCGGGGATTCGCGTCGAGCGCATTACGTGGGGCGTATTCGTGCTCGGCAGCATGCTGGCTTCGGTGGGCGGGTTGATCGTCACGGGCTACGTCGGTGCGATCAATGCGAATCAGGGTAACGGCATGATTTTCACGGTGTTCGCGGCGGCGGTGATCGGCGGCATTTCGCTCGACGGCGGCAAGGGCACGATGTTCGGCGCGCTCACCGGCGTGTTGCTGCTCGGCATCGTGCAGAACCTGCTCACACTTGCCCAGGTGCCGTCGTTCTGGATTCAGGCGATCTATGGCGCGATCATCCTCGGCTCGCTGATGGTAGCGCGGCTCGCCAGCGGCGAAGGCCAGAACTAA